The following are encoded together in the Pyramidobacter piscolens W5455 genome:
- the gatA gene encoding Asp-tRNA(Asn)/Glu-tRNA(Gln) amidotransferase subunit GatA, whose protein sequence is MELYRLSAAEIVAGLKARRFKCADVVRSCLGRMREMEPHLHAMLHIAADSARKTAAAVDAAIEEGRAGGRLMGVPVVLKDNICTSDMPTTCASKILAGWTPPYDAAVVEMLKAEGAIILGKANCDEFAMGGSTENSAFGPTLNPWDVGRVPGGSSGGSAAAVAAGYAPLSLGSDTGGSIRQPASFCGLYGMKPTYGQVSRYGLVAFASSLDQIGPFARTAEDLKLILSAICAFDSRDSTSEDRPAPCFDLSDAPLSGRKIGVLTKLVDGTLTADLQAALDGQIEECRRLGAEIVEVALPKALEYGLACYYILAPAEASSNLARYDGVRYGAAHKEAKSLLELYVKTRGEGFGPEVKRRILTGTYVLSSGFYDAYYLTAQKVRKVIKQEFAAAFEQVDAILLPTSPTPAFKLGEMSTPLSMYMADIFTIPVNLAGLPGISLNAGFSSTGLPLGMQLIGPRWSDAMILDMAAALGKKTEGRIAEGGVR, encoded by the coding sequence ATGGAACTGTACAGACTGAGCGCCGCGGAAATCGTCGCGGGACTGAAAGCGCGCCGTTTCAAGTGCGCCGACGTCGTGCGGTCGTGCCTTGGGCGCATGCGGGAAATGGAACCCCACCTTCACGCCATGCTTCATATCGCGGCGGATTCCGCGCGTAAAACCGCCGCCGCCGTCGATGCCGCCATCGAGGAAGGGCGCGCCGGGGGGCGTCTGATGGGCGTGCCCGTCGTTCTCAAAGACAACATCTGCACCAGCGACATGCCGACCACCTGCGCCAGCAAAATCCTCGCCGGCTGGACGCCCCCTTACGACGCCGCCGTCGTGGAGATGCTCAAGGCCGAAGGCGCGATCATCCTCGGCAAAGCCAACTGCGACGAGTTCGCCATGGGCGGCTCCACGGAGAACTCCGCCTTCGGCCCGACGCTGAACCCATGGGACGTCGGCCGCGTGCCGGGCGGCAGTTCCGGCGGCAGCGCCGCCGCCGTCGCCGCCGGTTATGCGCCGCTTTCCCTCGGCAGCGACACGGGCGGTTCGATCCGTCAGCCCGCTTCGTTCTGCGGGCTCTACGGCATGAAACCGACCTACGGACAGGTGAGCCGTTACGGGCTGGTCGCCTTCGCCTCATCGCTCGACCAGATCGGCCCCTTTGCGCGGACTGCCGAAGACCTCAAGCTGATCCTCTCGGCGATCTGCGCGTTCGATTCCCGCGACTCGACCAGCGAAGACCGTCCCGCGCCCTGTTTCGATCTCAGCGACGCGCCGTTGAGCGGCAGGAAGATCGGCGTGCTGACGAAGCTTGTCGACGGCACGCTGACGGCCGACCTGCAGGCGGCGTTGGACGGACAAATCGAAGAATGCCGCCGCCTGGGGGCGGAAATCGTCGAAGTCGCTTTGCCGAAAGCGCTCGAGTACGGACTGGCCTGCTATTATATCCTTGCGCCCGCGGAGGCGAGCTCCAATCTCGCCCGTTACGACGGCGTGCGCTACGGCGCCGCTCACAAAGAGGCCAAGTCGCTGCTCGAACTTTACGTCAAAACGCGCGGCGAAGGTTTCGGCCCGGAAGTGAAACGCCGCATCCTGACCGGCACCTACGTGCTCAGCTCGGGATTTTACGACGCCTATTATCTGACGGCGCAAAAGGTCCGCAAAGTTATCAAGCAGGAATTCGCCGCAGCTTTCGAACAAGTGGACGCCATCCTGCTGCCGACTTCGCCGACGCCCGCCTTTAAGCTGGGCGAGATGAGCACGCCGCTGTCAATGTACATGGCGGATATTTTTACGATCCCCGTCAATCTGGCCGGTCTCCCCGGCATTTCTCTCAACGCCGGCTTTTCGTCCACAGGCCTGCCGCTGGGGATGCAGCTGATCGGCCCGCGCTGGTCCGACGCGATGATTCTCGACATGGCCGCCGCTCTTGGCAAAAAAACGGAAGGCCGCATCGCCGAAGGAGGTGTCCGTTAA
- the gatB gene encoding Asp-tRNA(Asn)/Glu-tRNA(Gln) amidotransferase subunit GatB — translation MALEFTTVIGLEIHIQLNTKTKIFCNCSTDYIGATPNSHICPVCTGQPGALPVLNGKVVEFGVRGGLALHCKINKSTRFDRKNYFYADLPKAYQITEYYVPLAENGYLTIAGDDGRPRRIGITRLHLEEDAGKLVHVAADGRIVGSSQSFVDYNRGGVPLAEVVSEPDIASPREAREYVSAMRQLVRYLGISDGDMEKGSMRVDANISQKVSDGRWGNRVEVKNMNSLKALERALEYETLRQRDLLARGERIAQETRNWDDADGITTPSRSKEESNDYRYFPEPDLPPLLLDDEYIEGIKAAMPELPDAKRERFLAQYKLPVEDVLVLTETPEVAAYYEDVVKAGGEPVRSSNWVRTDLMRVLKERGREIADAPVSAETLAGLIELVDGKKISTTAAKDVFEKLADSEMTLEQAIQACGVQIGAVAGDKLLEIVAAVAGANADVVEVIRSGQDKKDKKLKFLMGLVMKESRGQAKPDEVLKALNEFLAKE, via the coding sequence ATGGCTCTTGAATTCACGACTGTCATCGGGCTGGAAATCCATATCCAGCTCAACACAAAAACGAAGATCTTCTGCAATTGCTCGACCGATTACATCGGCGCGACGCCGAACTCCCACATCTGCCCGGTCTGCACCGGACAGCCGGGCGCCCTGCCGGTCCTGAACGGGAAAGTCGTCGAATTCGGCGTGCGCGGCGGCTTGGCCCTGCACTGCAAGATCAACAAATCGACGCGCTTCGACCGCAAAAACTATTTTTACGCCGACCTTCCCAAGGCGTATCAGATCACCGAATACTACGTGCCGCTCGCCGAAAACGGCTACCTGACCATCGCCGGCGACGACGGCCGGCCCCGCCGCATCGGCATCACGCGGCTTCATCTCGAAGAAGACGCCGGCAAACTCGTTCACGTCGCCGCCGACGGACGGATCGTCGGCTCCAGTCAGTCTTTCGTCGATTACAACCGCGGCGGCGTGCCGCTCGCCGAAGTGGTGTCCGAACCCGACATCGCTTCGCCGCGCGAAGCCCGCGAGTACGTGTCGGCCATGCGCCAGCTGGTGCGCTATCTGGGCATTTCCGACGGCGACATGGAAAAAGGATCCATGCGCGTCGACGCGAACATCTCGCAGAAAGTTTCCGACGGGCGCTGGGGCAACCGCGTCGAAGTCAAAAACATGAACTCCCTCAAGGCGCTGGAACGCGCGCTCGAGTATGAGACGCTGCGTCAGCGCGACCTGCTCGCCCGTGGCGAACGGATCGCTCAGGAGACCCGTAACTGGGACGACGCCGACGGCATCACGACGCCGTCGCGCAGCAAGGAAGAGTCCAACGATTATCGTTATTTCCCCGAGCCCGATCTGCCGCCGCTGCTGCTCGACGACGAGTACATCGAAGGCATCAAAGCCGCCATGCCGGAGCTTCCCGACGCGAAGCGCGAACGTTTCCTCGCGCAGTACAAGCTTCCTGTGGAAGACGTGCTGGTGCTGACGGAGACGCCCGAAGTCGCCGCGTATTACGAGGACGTCGTGAAGGCCGGCGGCGAACCGGTCAGATCTTCGAACTGGGTGCGGACGGATCTGATGAGAGTACTGAAAGAGCGCGGCCGGGAGATCGCCGACGCGCCGGTGAGCGCCGAAACCCTGGCCGGGCTGATCGAGCTCGTCGACGGCAAAAAAATCTCCACGACGGCCGCGAAAGACGTTTTCGAGAAGCTCGCCGACAGCGAGATGACGCTCGAACAGGCCATTCAGGCGTGCGGCGTCCAGATCGGCGCGGTCGCGGGCGATAAGCTGCTGGAAATCGTCGCCGCGGTCGCCGGCGCCAACGCCGACGTCGTCGAGGTGATCCGTTCCGGCCAGGACAAGAAAGACAAGAAGCTCAAGTTCCTCATGGGGCTGGTCATGAAGGAGAGCCGCGGACAGGCGAAACCGGACGAAGTTTTGAAAGCTTTGAACGAGTTTCTTGCGAAGGAGTAG
- the ligA gene encoding NAD-dependent DNA ligase LigA — protein MFCVEREKLDRYYWLVDELNRHGRLYYVLDAPEIEDDEYDALMREMLQFEREHPDLIRDDSPSKRVGGAVLDAFEKVTHAKPMLSLEDVFSKNELHDWLQRAAEGVGQPWIPWCCELKIDGLAVSLIFEDGKFVQASTRGDGVVGEDVTENLKTVKDLPLRLLGDVPGHLELRGEVYMGKDGFAQLNAAREEAGLPLFANPRNAAAGSLRQLDTSVAAKRNLRLFTYYVQDAESYGLHSQSEILEWLKARGLPVQKAWRRAETETEALDFLERWSGERFSLPYATDGAVFKADATEYWTVLGNNVKTPRWAVAYKYPPEERKTKLESIEISLGRTGVLTPVANLEPVLLSGTVVKRASLHNDEEIQRKDIRVGDRVWVRKAGEIIPEIVRVDVASRTGTEEPFAMPATCPVCGAAVAKLPGEVALRCLNRSCPAQLTQGLIHFASRQGMNIQGLGDRLAEQLVRSGLVKNFSDLYALRVEPLVRLDRMGEKSAGKLLQAIAKSKERPLKFLITALGIREVGAGVAAELAKRFSSLDEIAAADEERLAAVEGVGPVIAGSIKTFFGEEHNRRLIDGLREAGVSMRSETAPEAPIGPLAGKTFVFTGELSRMSRAQAQELVTQRGGKSVNSVSKKTSYVVVGEAPGGKAEKALRLNVPTLNEEEFFAMIDNLPQHMSGGTNDA, from the coding sequence GTGTTCTGCGTGGAACGGGAAAAACTGGACCGCTATTATTGGCTCGTCGACGAGCTGAATCGTCATGGGCGTCTCTATTACGTTCTGGACGCTCCGGAAATCGAGGACGACGAATACGACGCGCTGATGCGCGAGATGCTTCAGTTCGAAAGGGAACATCCCGACCTGATCCGCGACGATTCTCCGTCGAAGCGCGTCGGCGGCGCGGTGCTGGACGCTTTCGAAAAGGTCACGCACGCCAAGCCGATGCTCAGCCTCGAAGACGTTTTCTCGAAAAACGAGCTTCATGACTGGCTGCAACGGGCGGCGGAAGGCGTCGGGCAGCCGTGGATCCCCTGGTGCTGCGAACTGAAAATCGACGGCCTGGCGGTGTCGCTGATCTTCGAAGACGGCAAGTTCGTTCAGGCTTCCACCCGCGGCGACGGCGTCGTCGGCGAGGACGTCACGGAAAATTTGAAAACGGTGAAGGACCTGCCGCTTCGCCTCCTCGGCGACGTCCCCGGGCATCTGGAACTGCGCGGCGAAGTGTACATGGGCAAAGACGGCTTCGCCCAATTGAACGCCGCGAGGGAAGAAGCGGGGCTGCCGCTTTTCGCCAATCCCCGCAACGCGGCAGCGGGCAGCCTGCGACAGCTCGACACGTCGGTCGCCGCCAAACGGAATCTGCGCCTTTTCACCTATTACGTGCAGGACGCGGAATCCTACGGCCTGCACAGCCAATCGGAAATCCTCGAATGGCTGAAAGCCCGCGGGCTTCCCGTGCAGAAGGCATGGCGCCGGGCCGAGACGGAAACCGAGGCCCTCGATTTCCTGGAGCGATGGAGCGGCGAACGTTTCAGCCTGCCCTACGCGACGGACGGCGCCGTGTTCAAGGCCGATGCGACGGAATACTGGACGGTTCTGGGAAACAACGTCAAAACGCCGCGCTGGGCCGTGGCCTACAAATATCCGCCGGAAGAACGGAAAACGAAACTCGAGAGCATAGAGATTTCCCTCGGCCGCACGGGCGTGCTCACGCCGGTGGCGAATCTGGAACCGGTGCTGCTCTCGGGAACGGTGGTGAAGCGCGCCAGCCTTCATAACGACGAGGAGATCCAGCGCAAGGACATTCGCGTGGGCGATCGCGTCTGGGTCCGCAAAGCCGGCGAGATCATCCCCGAGATCGTCCGCGTCGACGTCGCCAGCCGCACGGGCACAGAAGAACCGTTTGCCATGCCCGCAACGTGTCCCGTATGCGGGGCGGCCGTCGCCAAGCTGCCCGGCGAAGTGGCGCTGCGTTGCCTCAACAGATCCTGTCCGGCGCAGCTGACCCAGGGGCTGATTCATTTCGCTTCTCGACAGGGCATGAACATCCAGGGGCTCGGCGACCGTCTGGCGGAACAGCTCGTTCGGAGCGGGCTGGTCAAGAATTTCAGCGATTTGTACGCCTTGCGCGTCGAGCCGCTTGTCCGTCTGGACCGCATGGGAGAAAAATCCGCGGGGAAATTGCTCCAGGCCATCGCAAAGTCCAAAGAGCGGCCGCTGAAATTTTTGATCACGGCGCTGGGGATCCGGGAAGTCGGCGCGGGAGTCGCGGCGGAGCTGGCGAAACGCTTTTCGTCGCTCGACGAGATCGCCGCCGCCGACGAAGAGCGGCTGGCCGCCGTCGAAGGCGTGGGGCCGGTGATCGCCGGTTCGATCAAAACTTTTTTCGGCGAAGAGCATAACCGGCGGCTTATCGACGGACTGCGCGAAGCCGGCGTATCCATGCGGAGCGAAACGGCGCCGGAAGCTCCGATAGGGCCGCTGGCCGGCAAGACGTTCGTCTTTACGGGGGAGCTTTCGCGCATGTCTAGGGCGCAGGCGCAGGAACTCGTGACGCAGCGGGGCGGGAAAAGCGTCAACTCCGTGAGCAAAAAGACGTCCTACGTCGTCGTCGGCGAAGCGCCGGGCGGCAAGGCCGAAAAAGCGCTCCGCCTGAACGTGCCGACGCTGAACGAAGAGGAATTTTTCGCCATGATCGATAATTTACCGCAGCATATGTCTGGAGGGACGAACGATGCCTAG
- the lysS gene encoding lysine--tRNA ligase: MTEIAAGTQETEILRQRIDKLRRLREEEGYNPFENEKWNVDHTVAQVRKDFDYLKAEEAVPEAKFSMAGRLMTLRRQGKAAFVNMQDETGTIQLYFRYDTLGEKDYTFFKKWLDSGDIIGIVGHPFRTQRGELTVAVERFRLLTKALRPLPEKWHGLTDLEIRYRKRYLDLIVNPEAREVFRKRAKIISTFRAVLEKHGTLEVETPVLSYLAGGANARPFITYHNALGANMYLRIATELYLKRLVVGMMGRVYEISKDFRNEGMDLTHNPEFTMMEVYWPYADYVDMMNLTEELIRESCIAANGTPVIERNGVMLDFAKPFRRATMVELVKENCGVDFADITDEEARDAARKNKIEITGHESRFKILTMFMEAFVEEKLVQPTFVMGHPVEISPLSKKDPEHPDYTHRFELFCCGKELSNGYSELNDPIDQKNRFLDQTQKKTEGEDETHPFDEDFVEALEQGLPPTGGLGIGMDRVVMFLTNCRSIRDVIFFPTMKPVDKQGSANAAEQAGPRESDA, encoded by the coding sequence ATGACGGAAATTGCAGCCGGCACTCAGGAAACGGAAATTCTCAGACAGCGTATCGACAAACTGAGACGACTTCGCGAAGAGGAAGGCTATAATCCTTTCGAAAACGAAAAGTGGAACGTCGACCACACGGTCGCGCAGGTGCGGAAGGATTTCGATTATCTCAAGGCGGAAGAAGCCGTTCCCGAAGCGAAATTTTCCATGGCCGGCCGCCTTATGACGCTGCGCCGTCAGGGCAAGGCGGCGTTTGTCAACATGCAGGACGAGACGGGAACGATCCAGCTTTATTTCCGTTACGACACCCTGGGCGAGAAAGATTACACCTTCTTCAAGAAGTGGCTCGACTCCGGCGACATCATCGGTATCGTCGGACATCCGTTCCGCACGCAGCGCGGCGAGCTGACGGTCGCCGTCGAGCGGTTCCGCCTGCTGACCAAGGCGCTCCGCCCCCTGCCCGAGAAGTGGCATGGCCTGACGGACCTTGAAATCCGTTACCGCAAGCGGTATCTCGATCTGATCGTCAATCCGGAAGCGCGCGAAGTCTTCAGGAAAAGGGCCAAGATCATCTCCACCTTCCGCGCCGTCCTCGAGAAACACGGCACGCTGGAAGTCGAGACGCCGGTGCTTTCCTATCTCGCCGGCGGCGCCAACGCGCGTCCTTTCATCACCTATCACAACGCGCTGGGCGCCAACATGTACCTGCGTATCGCCACGGAGCTCTATCTGAAGCGGCTCGTCGTCGGCATGATGGGGCGCGTGTACGAGATCAGCAAGGATTTCCGCAACGAAGGCATGGACCTGACGCACAACCCGGAATTTACGATGATGGAAGTTTACTGGCCTTACGCGGATTACGTCGACATGATGAATCTGACCGAAGAGCTGATCCGCGAGTCCTGCATCGCCGCCAACGGCACGCCGGTCATCGAACGCAACGGCGTCATGCTGGATTTTGCCAAGCCGTTCCGCCGCGCCACGATGGTGGAGCTGGTGAAAGAAAACTGCGGCGTCGATTTCGCCGACATCACCGACGAAGAAGCGCGCGACGCCGCCCGTAAAAACAAGATCGAGATCACGGGGCACGAGTCGCGTTTCAAGATCCTCACCATGTTCATGGAAGCGTTCGTCGAAGAGAAGCTCGTGCAGCCGACGTTCGTGATGGGGCATCCGGTCGAGATCTCGCCTTTGTCGAAAAAGGACCCCGAGCACCCCGACTACACCCACCGCTTCGAACTTTTCTGCTGCGGCAAGGAGCTCAGCAACGGCTACAGCGAGCTGAACGACCCCATCGACCAGAAGAACCGCTTTCTCGATCAGACGCAGAAAAAGACCGAGGGCGAGGACGAAACGCATCCTTTCGACGAAGACTTTGTCGAAGCGCTGGAACAGGGGCTGCCTCCGACCGGCGGACTGGGGATCGGCATGGACCGCGTCGTCATGTTCCTCACCAACTGCCGCTCGATCCGCGACGTCATCTTCTTCCCGACGATGAAGCCCGTCGACAAGCAGGGCTCGGCGAACGCCGCCGAGCAAGCCGGTCCGCGGGAAAGCGACGCGTAA
- a CDS encoding tRNA dihydrouridine synthase, whose product MKTKLMIGGVEVENPVFFAPLAGVSVAAVRRLFRRLGAALTHTEMVSSAGLLYAGTKTWQMTECTDEERPLVLQLFTGDADSLCRSAERCLQSRSYAAFGVNMACPMPKVHKKGAGSRLLQNPDVAFAMVRELKKFGLPVWPKIRKIVPDGREYRLDTLQFAEGLLEAGADNVTIHGRTPQQRYEGKADKSEVVRAARRFEGKITASGDVYAAADVAFYLDNGCAAVLCARGAIADPFMVVHSLRVLGYNNRILHGDPSLQERAEILTGLADDLYRLHGGRAALVLLRRFLSGFFRGQAGTAEFKRTLASAKDWDSAYRILRDWRSYFERGFM is encoded by the coding sequence ATGAAAACGAAACTCATGATCGGCGGGGTGGAAGTCGAGAACCCCGTGTTTTTTGCGCCTTTGGCCGGCGTCAGCGTTGCGGCGGTGCGGCGGCTTTTCCGTCGGCTGGGAGCGGCCTTGACCCATACGGAGATGGTCAGCAGCGCGGGGCTCCTTTACGCCGGGACGAAGACCTGGCAGATGACGGAATGTACCGACGAGGAAAGACCGCTCGTCCTCCAGCTTTTTACGGGCGACGCGGACAGCCTGTGCCGCTCGGCGGAGCGGTGCCTGCAAAGCCGTTCGTACGCAGCTTTCGGCGTCAACATGGCCTGTCCGATGCCCAAAGTCCACAAAAAAGGCGCCGGCAGCCGTCTGTTGCAGAATCCCGACGTCGCCTTCGCGATGGTGCGCGAGTTGAAAAAATTCGGCCTGCCCGTCTGGCCCAAGATCCGCAAGATCGTTCCGGACGGCCGCGAATATCGCCTGGATACGCTTCAGTTCGCCGAAGGACTGCTCGAAGCCGGGGCCGACAATGTGACGATCCATGGGCGCACGCCCCAGCAGCGGTACGAGGGGAAAGCCGATAAAAGCGAAGTCGTCCGCGCGGCGCGGCGTTTCGAAGGCAAGATCACCGCTTCGGGAGACGTTTACGCCGCCGCCGACGTCGCGTTCTATCTCGACAACGGCTGCGCGGCGGTGCTCTGCGCCCGCGGCGCGATCGCCGATCCGTTTATGGTCGTGCACTCTTTGCGGGTTTTGGGTTATAATAACCGAATATTACACGGCGATCCCTCGCTGCAAGAACGCGCGGAAATTCTTACCGGCCTGGCGGACGATCTTTATCGGCTTCATGGCGGGCGCGCGGCTCTCGTGCTCTTGAGGCGTTTTCTTTCCGGATTTTTCAGGGGGCAAGCGGGGACTGCGGAATTCAAACGCACGCTGGCCAGCGCGAAAGACTGGGATTCTGCGTACAGGATCCTCCGCGACTGGCGCTCATATTTTGAAAGGGGATTCATGTAA
- a CDS encoding ComEC/Rec2 family competence protein: MNSLLNEIPALLLLQSCALSLAAVERGLPLWLALLLSVCALGAEMLLSEERWYARKSCFALALVVLSVVFSVFLQSRLKEETTFVKAVSGRFLVAERRRWGEREVLQLTDDRGVGWLLAVGKELQDVEEGDELSLEASVVPLRDRSLRSSFSPRRYWLARGVQGELRRVARLEKRGKTFSRHSFRQYLRTQLGTLPRNTRALAAAILLGDRDADLREDYRRWGISHILAVSGWHVGLALMLGCLLFGCGRRGLVWCSVLLWGYCLTSGASMSAVRASLMVQIGMLGLYRGHPGRALNAVGVAGTAMLLWNPWCFFDLGWQLSVVAAIAVTALEKSRSSLLVFFSPLVMWILTSPLIAPLAGGIYLSSLPINAMASALFAVILFAVLVAAIPCIFGIHLFWLAWPAEKLMQIWALAADRWVEWLPQALPVHFFSAWLCAGALFFLVAMAGKSPFWRAVLLGGCGAFIVVIL, from the coding sequence CGGAAATGTTGCTTTCGGAAGAGCGCTGGTACGCGCGCAAGTCCTGTTTTGCGCTGGCGCTCGTGGTGCTGTCGGTCGTTTTTTCCGTATTCCTGCAGTCGCGGCTGAAAGAGGAAACGACGTTCGTGAAGGCCGTCTCCGGCCGGTTTCTTGTGGCGGAACGGCGACGCTGGGGAGAGCGCGAGGTCCTTCAACTGACCGACGACCGCGGCGTCGGCTGGCTTCTCGCCGTCGGTAAGGAACTGCAGGACGTCGAGGAAGGCGACGAGCTCTCGTTGGAAGCTTCCGTCGTTCCGCTCCGGGACAGATCTCTGAGAAGTTCCTTTTCCCCGCGGCGGTACTGGCTGGCGCGCGGCGTGCAGGGCGAACTGCGCCGCGTCGCGCGCCTCGAAAAACGCGGAAAAACTTTTTCGCGGCACAGCTTCCGCCAATACTTAAGGACGCAGCTCGGAACGCTGCCGCGCAATACGCGCGCTCTGGCGGCCGCCATCCTTCTCGGCGACCGGGACGCCGATCTTCGCGAGGATTACAGACGATGGGGGATCAGCCACATCTTGGCCGTCTCGGGGTGGCACGTCGGTCTGGCGCTGATGCTCGGCTGTCTGCTCTTCGGCTGCGGGCGGCGCGGGCTTGTCTGGTGCTCCGTGCTCCTGTGGGGATACTGTCTCACCAGCGGGGCGTCGATGAGCGCCGTGCGCGCCTCGCTGATGGTCCAGATCGGCATGCTCGGGCTTTACCGGGGGCATCCGGGGCGCGCCTTGAACGCGGTCGGCGTCGCCGGTACCGCCATGCTCCTGTGGAATCCGTGGTGCTTCTTCGATCTTGGCTGGCAGCTGTCGGTCGTTGCCGCGATCGCTGTGACGGCTTTGGAAAAATCCAGATCGTCGCTGCTCGTCTTTTTTTCTCCGCTTGTCATGTGGATCTTGACTTCGCCGCTGATCGCGCCGCTGGCCGGAGGCATTTATCTGTCGTCGTTGCCGATCAACGCCATGGCTTCCGCGCTGTTTGCCGTGATCCTTTTCGCCGTGCTCGTCGCGGCGATCCCTTGCATTTTTGGAATCCATCTTTTCTGGCTGGCTTGGCCGGCGGAAAAGCTGATGCAGATCTGGGCGCTGGCGGCCGATCGATGGGTCGAATGGCTGCCGCAGGCGCTTCCGGTCCATTTCTTCTCCGCCTGGCTGTGCGCGGGCGCTTTGTTCTTTCTCGTCGCCATGGCGGGAAAATCGCCCTTCTGGCGGGCCGTCCTGCTGGGAGGCTGCGGAGCGTTTATCGTCGTCATTCTTTAG
- the gatC gene encoding Asp-tRNA(Asn)/Glu-tRNA(Gln) amidotransferase subunit GatC has protein sequence MPRLSKEEVLKIGKLARLEIAPEELDSLSEHFNGILDYFSKLGELDLSAVDPFTMEDARPVRLRDDEVEENDRREAILNQSPSREGDFIRVPRIGGDK, from the coding sequence ATGCCTAGATTGTCCAAGGAAGAAGTTTTGAAGATCGGCAAACTTGCCCGTCTGGAGATCGCCCCGGAAGAACTCGATTCTTTATCGGAGCACTTCAACGGCATTCTCGATTACTTTTCCAAACTCGGGGAACTCGATCTCAGCGCCGTCGATCCGTTTACAATGGAGGATGCCCGGCCGGTCCGCCTTCGCGACGACGAAGTGGAAGAGAACGACCGGAGAGAGGCGATCCTGAACCAGTCGCCTTCACGCGAAGGCGATTTCATCAGAGTTCCCCGCATCGGAGGCGACAAGTGA